The sequence below is a genomic window from Mycobacteroides abscessus ATCC 19977.
CATACCTGGTCAAATCCATTGTCGGACAACACATTGCCAGCAAGGAACCGATCGTGGATCGCGAACGGGCAGGCATATACATCACCCACCGGGTCGATCAGGCACACCACCCGGCCCGCGCCGCACATGTTGAGGCCCGGCAAACCACCGGACCCGTCGCCATAGGCCGAGAGGTGGAAGAAGGAGTCGCCTGTGAGCACCCGCTCGCCGTTGCGCACCAGCCAGTCGTATAACTGGCGCTGCTGCGCCGCAGTCGGATGCAGTTCGTCCCACACGTCGGCGCCGCGACCCGACGGACGTAACCGCGTGATCCGCAGTGTCGCACCGTATCTTGCTGCCAGGGAGGCGAACTCATCGAGCTGGTCCACGTTGTGGCGAGTGACCACCACTGAGATCTTCGCGTCTTTGAATCCGGCTGCCGCCAGGTTCTCCAACGCGCGCACCGCCATGTCGAACGAGCCCGCGCCACGCACCGCATCGTTCACCTCCGCGGTCGCGCCATCCAGCGATATCTGAACGTCTACGTAGTCGCTCGCCGCTAGCCGGGCTGCAACCTCTTCGGTGATGCGCACACCGTTGGTCGAGAACTTGACTCCCACATGGTGCTCGGTTGCGTAATCGACAAGCTCCCAAAAGTCCGACCGCACAGTGGGTTCCCCGCCGCCGATGTTCACGTAGAACACCTGCATGCGCTCGAGCTCGTCGATGATG
It includes:
- the mftC gene encoding mycofactocin radical SAM maturase (MftC is a radical SAM/SPASM enzyme that catalyzes the first two steps in biosynthesis of the electron carrier mycofactocin from the terminal Val-Tyr dipeptide of the precursor peptide MftA.), translating into MSAPAVPRLNVAAVAAPKLVDQFEQGLDAPICLTWELTYACNLSCVHCLSSSGKRDPRELSTQQCKDIIDELERMQVFYVNIGGGEPTVRSDFWELVDYATEHHVGVKFSTNGVRITEEVAARLAASDYVDVQISLDGATAEVNDAVRGAGSFDMAVRALENLAAAGFKDAKISVVVTRHNVDQLDEFASLAARYGATLRITRLRPSGRGADVWDELHPTAAQQRQLYDWLVRNGERVLTGDSFFHLSAYGDGSGGLPGLNMCGAGRVVCLIDPVGDVYACPFAIHDRFLAGNVLSDNGFDQVWKHSQLFSELREPQSAGACGSCGHYDSCRGGCMAAKFFTGLPMDGPDPECVQGYGEAALAADRVVPKPSGDHSHSKSKRGPATGPVALTLTRRPPSRACDENPLSTLRAGR